In Herbaspirillum seropedicae, a single window of DNA contains:
- a CDS encoding acyl-CoA dehydrogenase, producing the protein MIIWLILLIASALALMMMRASAWAWLAAEAVLLWLGARLAEIEWPVLVLLAILFFTPTLLVAIRSVRQALMTRPALDIFRKIMPAMSATERDAIEAGTVWWDAELFSGKPDWSRLFALPAPRLTAEEQAFLDNEVEQLCGMVSDWDATVKTQDLPPEAWQFIKDKGFLGMIIPRQYGGKQFSAYMHSQVVMKLASRSSAAAIAVMVPNSLGPAELLLHYGTEVQKNHYLPRLAQGLEIPCFALTSPYAGSDAAAIPDIGIVCKGVHEGRETLGFRVTWSKRYITLAPIATVLGLAFRASDPDGLLGGEREAGITCALIPTDHPGVVTGRRHWPLNAVFQNGPTEGKDVFIPMEWVIGGVAQVGRGWRMLMECLAAGRAISLPSSSVGFSKMAVRGTSGYAAMRRQFKIEIGKFEGVQEALARMGGHLYMMDATRRLSALAVDAGEKPSVISAISKYHITERGRMVVNDGMDVIGGKGICMGPGNFLARVYQQIPIAITVEGANILTRCLIIFGQGAIRCHPYVLKELAAAADEDRERAVQEFDRLLFGHLSFVAANAARSLVGGLSGGWLLAAPAQAAHATRRYYRAVVHLSSAFALLTDASMAVLGGTLKFRERISARLGDVLSQLYLVSAALKRYEDEGRQEADLPYVDWSVQEALNRAQEAIVEVLHNFPNPFVAFALRLAIFPLGLPYRKPADVLGTHVAKAMQTPGESRERLLADAYLPRAGDPLACGEQAFALTPVVQQLEHRLKPDIREGKLPPMPQSLLELTAWSALALERGLLSLQEKEALDAFALYGHQSVAVDDFAADFDRAEMVAQVAAQSS; encoded by the coding sequence ATGATCATCTGGCTCATCCTTCTCATTGCCAGTGCGCTGGCCCTCATGATGATGCGCGCCAGCGCCTGGGCCTGGCTGGCGGCGGAGGCGGTGCTGCTCTGGCTGGGCGCGCGCCTGGCCGAGATCGAATGGCCGGTGCTGGTGCTGCTGGCGATCCTGTTCTTCACGCCTACGCTGCTGGTGGCCATCCGGTCGGTGCGCCAAGCGCTGATGACGCGTCCCGCCCTGGATATCTTCCGCAAGATCATGCCGGCCATGTCGGCCACCGAGCGCGACGCCATCGAGGCCGGCACGGTGTGGTGGGATGCTGAACTGTTCTCCGGCAAGCCGGACTGGTCGCGCCTGTTCGCGTTGCCGGCGCCGCGCCTGACCGCTGAAGAACAGGCCTTCCTCGACAACGAGGTCGAGCAGTTGTGCGGCATGGTCAGCGACTGGGACGCCACCGTGAAGACCCAGGACCTGCCGCCCGAGGCTTGGCAATTCATCAAGGACAAGGGCTTCCTGGGCATGATCATCCCGCGCCAGTACGGCGGCAAGCAGTTCTCGGCCTACATGCATTCGCAAGTGGTGATGAAGCTCGCCTCGCGCAGTTCGGCGGCGGCCATTGCGGTGATGGTGCCCAATTCGCTGGGGCCGGCCGAACTGCTGTTGCACTACGGTACCGAAGTCCAGAAGAACCACTACCTGCCGCGCCTGGCCCAGGGACTGGAGATTCCCTGCTTTGCCCTGACCAGTCCCTATGCGGGCTCGGATGCGGCGGCCATTCCCGATATCGGCATCGTCTGCAAGGGCGTGCATGAGGGGCGCGAGACGCTGGGCTTCCGGGTCACCTGGAGCAAGCGCTACATCACCCTGGCGCCGATTGCCACCGTGCTGGGGCTGGCCTTCCGGGCCAGCGATCCGGACGGCCTGCTGGGCGGCGAGCGCGAAGCCGGCATCACCTGCGCCCTGATTCCCACCGATCATCCGGGCGTGGTCACGGGGCGCCGCCATTGGCCTCTCAATGCGGTCTTCCAGAATGGACCGACCGAGGGCAAGGACGTCTTCATCCCTATGGAATGGGTCATCGGCGGCGTGGCCCAGGTCGGGCGCGGCTGGCGCATGCTCATGGAATGCCTGGCGGCGGGGCGGGCCATTTCGCTGCCTTCTTCCAGCGTCGGCTTTTCCAAGATGGCCGTGCGCGGCACCAGCGGCTATGCCGCCATGCGCCGCCAGTTCAAGATCGAGATCGGCAAGTTCGAAGGCGTGCAGGAAGCGCTGGCGCGCATGGGCGGGCATCTGTACATGATGGACGCCACCCGGCGGTTGTCGGCGCTGGCCGTGGATGCGGGCGAGAAACCCTCGGTCATCTCGGCCATCTCCAAGTATCACATCACCGAGCGCGGGCGCATGGTGGTCAATGACGGCATGGACGTGATCGGCGGCAAGGGCATCTGCATGGGGCCGGGCAACTTCCTGGCGCGGGTGTACCAGCAGATCCCGATTGCCATCACGGTAGAAGGCGCCAACATCCTCACGCGCTGCCTCATCATTTTCGGGCAGGGGGCGATCCGTTGCCATCCCTATGTGCTCAAGGAACTGGCCGCGGCCGCCGATGAAGATCGCGAGCGCGCCGTCCAGGAGTTCGATCGCCTGCTGTTCGGACACCTGTCCTTCGTGGCGGCCAATGCAGCGCGCAGCCTGGTGGGCGGGCTCAGCGGCGGCTGGCTGTTGGCGGCGCCGGCGCAGGCTGCGCATGCCACGCGCCGCTATTACCGGGCGGTGGTCCACCTGTCTTCGGCGTTCGCCTTACTGACCGACGCCAGCATGGCGGTGCTGGGCGGCACGCTCAAGTTCCGCGAGCGCATCTCGGCGCGGCTGGGGGATGTACTCTCGCAGCTCTACCTGGTCTCGGCGGCGTTGAAGCGCTATGAGGACGAGGGCCGGCAAGAGGCCGACCTGCCCTATGTGGACTGGTCGGTGCAGGAGGCCTTGAACCGGGCCCAGGAAGCCATCGTCGAGGTCTTGCACAACTTCCCCAATCCCTTCGTGGCGTTCGCGCTGCGGCTGGCGATCTTCCCGCTGGGCCTGCCGTACCGCAAGCCCGCCGATGTGCTGGGCACGCACGTGGCCAAGGCCATGCAGACCCCAGGCGAAAGCCGCGAGCGCCTGCTGGCCGATGCCTACCTGCCGCGCGCGGGCGATCCGCTGGCCTGCGGTGAACAGGCCTTTGCGCTCACGCCGGTGGTGCAGCAGCTGGAGCATCGCCTCAAGCCCGACATCCGCGAGGGCAAGCTGCCGCCCATGCCGCAGAGCCTGCTGGAGCTCACCGCCTGGAGCGCGCTGGCGCTGGAACGCGGGCTGCTGTCGCTGCAGGAGAAGGAGGCGCTGGACGCCTTCGCCCTATACGGCCATCAGAGCGTCGCGGTGGATGATTTCGCCGCTGACTTCGACCGCGCCGAGATGGTGGCGCAGGTCGCGGCGCAGTCCTCCTGA
- a CDS encoding DUF3828 domain-containing protein: protein MTTLPRSLRSPLPALAALRALACALGVLLALSGCNSESSDEQRQADVIGNFYRIHLHNHAPGLPSADELKQFEPLLSHALQALLTQAEAAEARYHAAAGPQAAPLVEGDLFTSLYEGATSFAVQSCDSDAQRSTCEVAFRYQKDGADESWKDKILLVREGQQWRIDDIEFIGNDQSSQREYLTDTLADAISQVQ, encoded by the coding sequence ATGACCACACTGCCCCGCTCCCTCCGCTCGCCCCTCCCTGCCCTGGCCGCCCTGCGCGCCCTCGCCTGTGCGCTGGGCGTGCTGCTCGCGCTTTCCGGCTGCAACAGCGAGAGCAGCGATGAACAGCGCCAGGCCGACGTCATCGGCAATTTCTACCGCATCCATCTGCACAACCACGCCCCCGGCCTACCCTCGGCGGACGAACTCAAGCAATTCGAACCGCTGCTCAGCCACGCCCTGCAGGCCCTGCTGACCCAGGCCGAGGCGGCCGAGGCGCGCTACCATGCCGCCGCCGGCCCGCAGGCCGCGCCGCTGGTGGAAGGCGACCTGTTCACCTCGCTCTACGAGGGCGCGACCTCCTTCGCGGTGCAATCCTGCGACAGCGACGCCCAGCGCTCGACCTGCGAGGTGGCCTTCCGCTACCAGAAGGACGGCGCCGATGAATCCTGGAAGGACAAGATCCTGCTGGTGCGCGAAGGGCAGCAATGGCGCATCGATGACATCGAGTTCATCGGCAACGACCAGTCCAGTCAACGCGAATACCTGACCGACACCCTGGCCGACGCCATCAGCCAGGTCCAGTAG
- a CDS encoding PadR family transcriptional regulator yields MFKHLFGHQGQPGHGPKHQRDDRPHHGGGMFDDDEQRGPRAHHGHHGPRGREGGGRGARMFEQGALRIVMLHLLQEKPRHGYDMIKAIEQLVGGGYSPSPGVIYPTLTLLEEMGYASVQGEDGGKKLYTLSPEGQAHLEEKDNVAALQQVLRKFELRRQERPDADSPELQRAVQNFRMALHTRLAKGKLAREELHAIIDIIDRAAVAVERV; encoded by the coding sequence ATGTTCAAGCATCTGTTTGGCCATCAAGGCCAGCCCGGCCACGGCCCCAAGCACCAGCGTGATGACCGCCCGCACCATGGCGGCGGCATGTTCGACGACGATGAGCAGCGCGGTCCGCGCGCGCATCATGGTCACCACGGCCCCCGCGGCCGCGAGGGCGGCGGTCGCGGTGCGCGCATGTTCGAGCAGGGCGCATTGCGCATCGTCATGCTGCACCTGTTGCAGGAAAAGCCGCGCCACGGCTACGACATGATCAAGGCCATCGAGCAGCTCGTGGGCGGCGGCTACAGCCCCAGCCCGGGCGTGATCTATCCGACCCTGACCCTGCTGGAAGAAATGGGCTATGCCTCGGTACAAGGCGAGGACGGCGGCAAGAAGCTCTACACCCTCAGCCCCGAGGGCCAGGCGCACCTGGAAGAGAAGGACAACGTGGCGGCGCTGCAGCAGGTGCTGCGCAAGTTCGAACTGCGCCGCCAGGAGCGTCCGGACGCCGACTCGCCCGAGCTGCAGCGCGCTGTGCAGAACTTCCGCATGGCCCTGCATACACGCCTGGCCAAGGGCAAGCTGGCCCGGGAAGAACTGCATGCCATCATCGACATCATCGACCGCGCCGCCGTGGCGGTGGAACGCGTCTGA
- a CDS encoding DUF3861 domain-containing protein encodes MREHRYRITLEHLATASEGQTLHEPIRFEAGNHDDLFGIIARLRGNGQFDSDTSAQLALGLKLFSEVMLKNRQHPLFEEIQPALRAFIMKLKSQGKPAAQ; translated from the coding sequence ATGAGAGAACACCGCTACCGCATCACCCTGGAACACCTGGCCACGGCCTCGGAAGGGCAGACGCTGCATGAGCCCATCCGCTTCGAGGCGGGCAATCATGATGACCTCTTCGGCATCATCGCCCGGCTGCGCGGCAATGGCCAGTTCGACAGCGACACCAGCGCCCAGCTGGCGCTGGGCCTCAAACTATTCAGTGAGGTGATGCTCAAGAACCGCCAGCATCCGCTGTTCGAAGAGATCCAGCCGGCCCTGCGCGCCTTCATCATGAAGCTCAAGTCGCAGGGCAAGCCGGCCGCGCAGTAG
- a CDS encoding solute carrier family 23 protein, translating into MSGSYFPQWRLRQSTNDGQGAVIAADERLPAPQTLAMGVQHVVAMFGSTVLAPLLMGFDPNLAILMSGVGTLLFFLLVGGRVPSYLGSSFSFIGLVIAVTGYAGSGPNTNLGVALGGIIACGAVYAVIGLIVAGVGTRWIESLMPPVVTGAVVAVIGLNLAPIAVKGVSGSSFDSWMALATILCVGGVAVFTRGMLQRLLILVGLLLAYVLYAVLTNGLGLGKPIDFSTVANAAWFGVPHFAAPVFHAGAMALLAPVAIILVAENLGHIKAVSAMTGQNLDRYIGRAFVGDGLATMLSGSVGGTGVTTYAENIGVMAVTKIYSTLVFVVAAVIAILLGFSPKFGAVILTIPGAVLGGVSIVVFGLITISGARIWVENKVDFSNNTNLIVAAVTLVLGAGDFTLKLGGFALGGIGTATFGAIILHALLKRRA; encoded by the coding sequence ATGTCGGGTTCGTATTTCCCCCAATGGCGGCTGCGCCAAAGCACCAACGACGGCCAGGGCGCCGTGATTGCCGCCGATGAGCGGCTGCCGGCCCCGCAGACCCTGGCCATGGGTGTGCAGCACGTGGTGGCCATGTTCGGCTCGACCGTGCTGGCGCCGCTGCTCATGGGCTTCGATCCCAACCTGGCGATCCTGATGTCGGGCGTGGGTACGCTGCTGTTCTTCCTGCTGGTGGGCGGACGGGTGCCGAGCTACCTGGGATCGAGCTTTTCCTTCATCGGCCTGGTCATCGCCGTGACCGGCTATGCCGGTTCCGGTCCCAACACCAACCTGGGCGTGGCGCTGGGCGGCATCATCGCCTGCGGCGCGGTCTACGCCGTGATCGGCCTGATCGTCGCTGGTGTGGGCACGCGCTGGATCGAGTCGCTGATGCCGCCGGTGGTGACCGGTGCGGTGGTGGCGGTGATCGGCCTGAACCTGGCGCCCATTGCCGTCAAGGGCGTCTCCGGCAGCAGCTTCGATAGCTGGATGGCGCTGGCGACCATCCTCTGCGTGGGTGGGGTGGCGGTGTTTACGCGTGGCATGCTGCAACGCCTGTTGATCCTGGTCGGCCTGCTGCTGGCCTATGTGCTGTATGCGGTGCTGACCAATGGCCTGGGCCTGGGCAAGCCGATCGATTTTTCCACCGTGGCCAATGCCGCCTGGTTCGGCGTGCCGCACTTTGCCGCCCCGGTATTCCACGCGGGCGCCATGGCGCTGCTGGCCCCGGTGGCCATCATCCTGGTGGCGGAGAACCTGGGCCACATCAAGGCGGTGTCGGCCATGACCGGCCAGAACCTGGATCGCTACATCGGCCGCGCCTTCGTCGGCGACGGTCTGGCGACCATGCTCTCGGGCAGCGTGGGCGGCACCGGCGTGACTACCTATGCCGAGAACATCGGCGTGATGGCCGTCACCAAGATCTATTCGACCCTGGTCTTCGTGGTGGCGGCAGTCATCGCCATCCTGCTGGGCTTCTCGCCCAAGTTCGGCGCCGTCATCCTGACCATTCCTGGCGCGGTGCTGGGGGGCGTGTCGATCGTGGTGTTCGGCCTCATCACCATCTCGGGGGCGCGCATCTGGGTGGAAAACAAGGTGGACTTCTCCAACAACACCAACCTGATCGTGGCGGCCGTCACCCTGGTGCTGGGGGCAGGCGACTTTACCCTCAAGCTGGGCGGCTTTGCGCTGGGCGGCATCGGGACCGCCACCTTTGGCGCCATCATCCTGCACGCCTTGCTCAAGCGTCGCGCTTGA
- a CDS encoding neutral zinc metallopeptidase: MKWEGNRESDNVEDRRGEDGGGGGFGFGGRSIGLGTVAVALVASYFLGINPLTMLSLLSGGSPAPVQQQAPAHKPSPNDQMARFVATVLADTEDTWDKIFAANGKQYVRPKLVLFSGSTPTACGTGQSATGPFYCPGDQKVYIDLSFYELMKQRFKVSGNFAQAYVIAHEVGHHVQHLMGISDKVDAARRNATEKQANAMSVRLELQADCFAGVWAYHANQARHILEEGDIESALHAASAIGDDALQRQARGVVVPDSFTHGSSAQRMTWFKRGISEGKVSACNTFAAKEL; encoded by the coding sequence ATGAAATGGGAAGGCAATCGCGAAAGCGACAACGTGGAAGACCGGCGCGGCGAGGATGGCGGTGGTGGCGGCTTTGGTTTCGGCGGCCGCTCGATCGGCCTGGGCACGGTGGCAGTGGCCCTGGTGGCGTCCTACTTCCTGGGCATCAACCCGCTGACCATGCTCAGCCTGCTCTCCGGCGGCAGTCCCGCCCCGGTGCAGCAGCAGGCCCCGGCGCACAAGCCTTCGCCCAACGACCAGATGGCGCGCTTCGTCGCCACCGTGCTGGCCGATACCGAAGACACCTGGGACAAGATCTTCGCCGCCAACGGCAAGCAATACGTGCGGCCCAAGCTGGTGCTCTTCTCCGGCAGCACGCCCACGGCCTGCGGCACCGGCCAGAGCGCCACCGGCCCCTTCTACTGCCCGGGCGACCAGAAGGTCTACATCGACCTGTCCTTCTATGAACTGATGAAGCAGCGCTTCAAGGTCTCCGGCAATTTTGCCCAGGCCTATGTGATCGCCCATGAAGTGGGCCACCACGTGCAACATCTCATGGGCATCTCCGACAAGGTCGATGCGGCCCGCCGCAACGCCACCGAGAAGCAGGCCAATGCCATGTCGGTGCGCCTGGAGCTGCAGGCCGACTGCTTTGCCGGCGTCTGGGCCTATCACGCCAACCAGGCCCGCCACATCCTGGAAGAAGGCGATATCGAATCGGCCCTGCATGCGGCCTCCGCCATCGGCGACGACGCCCTGCAGCGGCAGGCGCGCGGCGTGGTCGTGCCCGATTCCTTCACCCACGGCAGCTCCGCGCAGCGCATGACCTGGTTCAAGCGCGGCATCAGCGAAGGCAAGGTCAGCGCCTGCAATACCTTCGCCGCCAAGGAACTCTGA
- a CDS encoding nucleoside 2-deoxyribosyltransferase has protein sequence MSAQPRIYMAGPDVFQPDYARHKARIKQWCAELGLVALCPGDDEVSGEDKAEVARRIYEINIALIDSADYVVANVCDFRGHEPDSGTVFEIGYAVGRGKKVWGYNTPAQDLLSQVPQGAPGYCRQGMLIEDFGLPRNLMLVHAAELVQGDLRDCLQGVARWHAGQR, from the coding sequence ATGAGCGCGCAACCCCGCATCTATATGGCCGGCCCCGATGTCTTCCAGCCTGACTATGCCCGGCACAAGGCGCGCATCAAGCAGTGGTGCGCCGAACTGGGCCTGGTGGCGCTGTGCCCGGGCGATGATGAAGTCAGCGGCGAAGACAAGGCCGAGGTGGCCCGTCGCATCTACGAAATCAACATCGCCTTGATCGACTCGGCCGATTACGTGGTCGCCAATGTCTGCGACTTTCGCGGCCACGAGCCGGATTCCGGCACCGTCTTCGAGATCGGCTATGCGGTGGGACGGGGCAAGAAGGTCTGGGGCTACAACACGCCCGCGCAGGATCTGCTGAGCCAGGTGCCGCAGGGCGCACCCGGCTACTGCCGCCAGGGTATGCTGATCGAAGACTTCGGCCTGCCGCGCAATCTCATGCTGGTCCATGCCGCCGAACTGGTACAGGGTGACCTGCGCGACTGCCTGCAAGGGGTGGCGCGCTGGCATGCGGGCCAGCGCTGA
- a CDS encoding DUF2721 domain-containing protein — MINLTTPALLFPATSLLLLAYTNRFLVLAQLIRNLQHQGQNDERGLVIRQILNLRKRIVLTRYMQALGVSSFIMCAISMFLIFVDRNRAAEVLFGLSLFLLVLSLLVSLWEIMISTRAIEITLEDMAHKLERAPIVVE; from the coding sequence ATGATCAACCTCACCACGCCCGCCCTGCTCTTTCCCGCCACCTCGCTGCTGCTGCTGGCCTACACCAACCGCTTCCTGGTGCTGGCGCAACTGATCCGCAATCTGCAGCACCAGGGCCAGAACGACGAGCGCGGCCTGGTGATCCGGCAGATCCTCAACCTGCGCAAGCGCATCGTGCTGACCCGCTACATGCAGGCGCTGGGGGTGTCGAGCTTCATCATGTGCGCCATTTCCATGTTCCTCATCTTCGTGGACCGCAACCGCGCGGCAGAAGTGCTGTTCGGCCTGAGCCTGTTCCTGCTGGTGCTGTCGCTGCTGGTCTCGCTGTGGGAGATCATGATCAGCACCCGCGCCATCGAAATCACCCTGGAAGACATGGCCCACAAGCTCGAACGTGCGCCCATCGTGGTCGAATGA
- a CDS encoding antibiotic biosynthesis monooxygenase family protein has product MILELADIRIQAGKQAEFDEAIQRGIAQTIAKSKGYLGHQVQKGVESPERYLLMVRWATLENHTVDFRESPAFTEWRGIVGPFFAGAPQVEHFALLSGSD; this is encoded by the coding sequence ATGATCCTGGAACTGGCGGACATCCGCATCCAAGCCGGCAAGCAGGCCGAGTTCGACGAAGCCATCCAGCGCGGCATCGCGCAAACCATCGCCAAGTCCAAGGGCTATCTCGGCCATCAGGTCCAGAAAGGCGTCGAATCGCCCGAGCGCTACCTGCTCATGGTGCGCTGGGCAACGCTGGAAAACCACACCGTGGACTTCCGTGAATCGCCCGCCTTCACCGAATGGCGCGGCATTGTCGGCCCCTTCTTCGCCGGCGCCCCGCAGGTCGAGCACTTCGCCCTGCTGAGCGGCTCCGACTAA
- the sbcB gene encoding exodeoxyribonuclease I, whose product MSNHTFLWHDYETFGAVPRRDRPAQFAAVRTDAELNEIGAPIMIYCKPAPDYLPDPVSCLITGITPQHCLAHGLPEHEFAARIEQALGEPGTIGVGYNTIRFDDEVTRFMFWRNLIDPYAREWQNGCGRWDLLDVVRLTYALRPQGIQWPKKDDGSISFKLEHLSKANGLVHEAAHDALSDVRATIALARLIRQNNPRLFDFALALYKKDKAAAEIGLPVPRPFLHASGMFPVAHGCLALMWPLGMHPTNKNEVIAWDLRHDPSELATLDAATVRERLFSKRDQLPEGVERLPVKSIHLNKSPMVVGSLKTLSAERAAELDIDVEAALRHADKAAALPDLTRLWSEVYQRESEGPADVDEDLYGGFIGNGDRRQLNQLRALSPQALATASVAFDDARLNEILFRYRARSFPETLSPEEAQHWEEHRAARLFEGAGGARTIAQLFEQIDQLQEEADDERTQDILGALYDYAEMIAPANQ is encoded by the coding sequence ATGTCCAACCACACCTTCCTCTGGCACGACTACGAAACCTTTGGCGCCGTGCCGCGCCGCGACCGTCCCGCCCAGTTCGCGGCCGTGCGCACCGATGCCGAACTCAACGAGATCGGCGCGCCCATCATGATCTACTGCAAGCCCGCGCCGGACTACCTGCCCGACCCGGTGTCCTGCCTGATCACCGGTATCACGCCCCAGCACTGCCTGGCACACGGGCTGCCCGAGCATGAATTCGCGGCCCGGATCGAACAGGCCCTGGGCGAACCCGGCACCATCGGCGTGGGCTACAACACCATCCGCTTCGATGACGAAGTCACCCGCTTCATGTTCTGGCGCAACCTGATCGATCCCTACGCCCGCGAATGGCAGAACGGCTGCGGCCGCTGGGACCTGCTGGACGTGGTGCGGCTGACCTATGCGCTGCGCCCGCAGGGCATACAGTGGCCGAAGAAGGACGACGGCAGTATCAGCTTCAAGCTGGAACATCTGTCCAAGGCCAATGGCCTGGTTCACGAGGCGGCCCACGACGCGCTCTCCGACGTGCGCGCCACCATCGCCCTGGCGCGCCTGATCCGCCAGAACAATCCGCGCCTGTTCGACTTCGCCCTGGCCCTGTACAAGAAGGACAAGGCCGCCGCCGAAATCGGCCTGCCGGTGCCGCGCCCCTTCCTGCACGCCTCCGGCATGTTCCCGGTCGCGCATGGCTGCCTGGCGCTGATGTGGCCGCTGGGCATGCATCCCACCAACAAGAACGAAGTCATCGCCTGGGACCTGCGCCATGACCCCAGCGAACTGGCGACCCTGGACGCGGCCACCGTGCGCGAACGCCTCTTCAGCAAGCGCGACCAGTTGCCCGAGGGCGTGGAGCGCCTGCCGGTCAAGAGCATCCATCTGAACAAGTCCCCCATGGTGGTGGGCAGCCTGAAGACCCTCTCCGCCGAGCGCGCCGCCGAACTCGACATCGATGTCGAGGCTGCCCTGCGCCACGCCGACAAGGCCGCCGCCCTGCCCGACCTGACGAGGCTGTGGAGCGAGGTCTACCAGCGCGAGAGCGAAGGCCCGGCAGATGTGGATGAGGACCTGTACGGCGGCTTCATCGGCAACGGCGACCGCCGCCAGTTGAACCAGTTGCGCGCCCTCTCGCCGCAAGCCCTGGCCACGGCCAGCGTGGCCTTCGACGACGCCCGCCTCAATGAGATCCTGTTCCGCTATCGCGCCCGCAGCTTCCCCGAGACCTTGAGCCCCGAGGAAGCGCAGCACTGGGAAGAGCACCGCGCCGCGCGCCTGTTCGAGGGCGCTGGCGGAGCCCGTACGATTGCGCAACTGTTCGAGCAGATCGACCAGTTGCAGGAAGAAGCGGACGACGAACGCACCCAGGACATTCTGGGCGCGCTCTATGACTATGCGGAAATGATCGCGCCCGCCAACCAGTAA
- a CDS encoding peroxidase-related enzyme (This protein belongs to a clade of uncharacterized proteins related to peroxidases such as the alkylhydroperoxidase AhpD.) has translation MTQPAAPSAPIGRFPIPDLDSLPEDIRSRILAVQEKSGFIPNVFLVLAHRPDEFRAFFAYHDALMDKPGRLTKAEREMIVVATSNANQCQYCVVAHGAILRIRAKDPLLADQVAINYRKADISERQKAMLDFAMKVSASAWAVGEEDFATLRKHGWEEEDAWDMAAIAAFFGMSNRLANVTSMRPNDEFYLMGRVPLQ, from the coding sequence ATGACCCAGCCCGCCGCCCCAAGCGCACCCATCGGCCGCTTCCCCATCCCCGACCTGGACAGCCTGCCGGAAGACATCCGCAGCCGCATCCTGGCAGTCCAGGAAAAATCCGGCTTCATTCCCAACGTATTCCTGGTGCTGGCGCACCGGCCTGATGAATTCCGCGCCTTCTTCGCCTACCACGACGCCCTGATGGACAAACCCGGCCGGCTCACCAAGGCCGAGCGCGAGATGATCGTGGTGGCCACCAGCAACGCCAACCAGTGCCAGTATTGCGTGGTGGCGCATGGGGCGATCCTGCGCATCCGCGCCAAGGATCCGCTGCTGGCCGACCAGGTCGCCATCAACTACCGCAAGGCCGATATCAGCGAGCGGCAGAAGGCCATGCTGGACTTTGCGATGAAGGTGTCGGCCAGCGCCTGGGCAGTCGGCGAAGAGGATTTCGCCACGCTGCGCAAGCATGGCTGGGAAGAGGAAGACGCCTGGGACATGGCCGCCATCGCGGCCTTCTTCGGCATGTCGAACCGGCTGGCCAATGTGACCAGCATGCGGCCCAACGACGAGTTCTATCTGATGGGACGGGTACCGCTGCAATGA
- a CDS encoding MAPEG family protein has product MTLSYWCILIAGLMPVLTIAVAKYGRRDFDNAEPRAWLDKQTGVRRRADYAHRNHFEAFPFFAAAVLVAQQVGAPQGQIDIAALVFIAARILYTALYLSDKPSARSAVWIIGYLSVIALFVIAARA; this is encoded by the coding sequence ATGACCCTATCCTACTGGTGCATCCTGATCGCTGGCCTGATGCCAGTGCTGACCATTGCCGTAGCCAAGTATGGTCGCCGCGATTTCGACAATGCCGAACCGCGCGCCTGGCTGGACAAGCAGACCGGCGTGCGTCGCCGCGCCGACTACGCCCACCGCAACCATTTCGAAGCCTTCCCCTTCTTTGCCGCCGCCGTGCTGGTGGCGCAGCAGGTCGGCGCGCCCCAGGGACAGATCGACATCGCCGCACTGGTCTTCATTGCGGCGCGCATCCTCTACACGGCGCTGTACCTGAGCGACAAACCCTCGGCGCGCTCGGCGGTGTGGATCATCGGCTATCTCAGCGTGATTGCCCTCTTCGTCATCGCCGCGCGCGCGTGA